The Ruegeria sp. YS9 genome contains a region encoding:
- a CDS encoding cytochrome P450, translating into MFSLTALPDGFHADPYPTYAVLREDTPVCWQPDGSVILSRYDDLDLVYRDTERFISDKKAVFGPKYGIDSPLYEHHTTSLVFNDPPLHTRVRKVMVGAMNPRALAQMEPGLIQLVDGLLDEMQAKGSVELIEDFAGAIPIEIIGNLLGIPRSERGPLRDWSLAILGALEPQLTPEQEEWGNRSVSDFKDYLRHVIEDRRANPGDPATDVLTRLMQDDTDGGLTEVELYQNCIFILNAGHETTTNLIGNALELLERHRDKRAELLANPDLINTAVDEFLRLESPNQFGNRLTTEDVTFHGQTIPAGTDVHLCIGAANRDPRQFEQPDEVVLDRRPNKHHAFAGGPHTCVGLTLARMEGRVAVGRFLARFPTYRITDGAERGGRIRFRGFARLPAQV; encoded by the coding sequence ATGTTCTCTCTGACTGCGCTTCCGGACGGGTTTCATGCGGATCCCTATCCAACCTACGCCGTGTTGCGCGAAGACACGCCCGTCTGCTGGCAGCCCGACGGGTCGGTGATCCTGTCGCGGTACGACGACCTGGACCTGGTGTACCGGGATACGGAGCGTTTCATATCGGACAAAAAGGCGGTTTTCGGCCCCAAATACGGTATCGACAGCCCGCTTTACGAACACCATACCACCAGCCTTGTGTTCAACGATCCGCCCCTGCATACCCGCGTCCGCAAGGTCATGGTTGGCGCGATGAACCCACGGGCGCTGGCGCAGATGGAACCGGGCCTGATTCAACTTGTCGATGGGCTGCTGGACGAGATGCAGGCCAAGGGCTCGGTAGAGTTGATCGAGGATTTCGCCGGTGCCATCCCGATCGAGATCATCGGCAACCTGCTTGGCATTCCCCGATCAGAGCGCGGGCCTTTGCGGGATTGGTCTCTGGCCATACTGGGCGCTTTGGAGCCTCAGTTGACGCCCGAGCAGGAAGAGTGGGGCAACCGTTCGGTATCTGATTTCAAGGACTATCTTCGGCATGTCATCGAAGATCGCCGGGCCAACCCCGGAGATCCTGCGACGGATGTCCTGACACGGTTGATGCAGGATGACACCGATGGTGGTCTGACCGAGGTCGAGCTGTACCAGAACTGCATTTTCATTCTGAATGCAGGGCACGAGACCACCACCAACCTGATCGGCAACGCATTGGAACTTTTGGAACGGCACCGCGACAAACGGGCCGAACTGCTGGCCAATCCGGATCTGATCAACACGGCAGTGGACGAGTTTCTGCGGCTGGAAAGCCCAAATCAGTTTGGCAATCGTCTGACCACCGAAGATGTGACGTTCCATGGTCAGACCATTCCGGCAGGTACAGACGTTCACCTGTGCATCGGCGCCGCGAATCGCGATCCGCGGCAGTTTGAACAACCTGATGAGGTTGTATTGGATCGACGTCCCAACAAGCATCATGCGTTTGCCGGAGGCCCCCACACCTGCGTTGGCCTGACCCTGGCGCGTATGGAGGGTCGCGTGGCCGTCGGACGGTTTCTGGCGCGATTCCCGACCTATCGCATCACAGACGGTGCTGAACGGGGCGGACGCATTCGGTTTCGGGGTTTCGCGCGACTGCCAGCGCAAGTCTGA
- a CDS encoding TRAP transporter large permease — MTAALIGFALVLVLVLVRLPIVFAMGLVGTLGFAYERGGSILSERGLKAAMSMVGRQITDTAQDYGLSVVPLFILMGLFVNKGGLARELYAVSNAFLGHFRGGIAMATVAACGGFSAICGSSLATAATMSKVAMPEMRRYGYADELSTASIAAGGTLGILIPPSVILVIYGLLTETSIGKLFVAGIIPGVLGILFYLFAVRWTVWRRPESGPAGERHGWGERLSALRSVWAVLLLFFLVIGGLYGVFDFYPLNLTFSPTEAAGMGAMGAFLIALSRGGLTFGSTFEVLKETSFTAAALFSVLIGAQIFSNFINLAGLPEALIALVTAYEVEPFVVILMILGIYIILGCVFESLSMLLLTVPIFFPLVTSLGYDPIWFGIVVVVVTEISLITPPVGLNVFILKGVVGDVSTGTIFKGVTPFWVADIFRLALIVLVPWLVLVLPEQMGAMGH, encoded by the coding sequence ATGACTGCCGCACTGATCGGTTTCGCCCTTGTCCTGGTTCTTGTGTTGGTACGCTTGCCCATCGTGTTTGCGATGGGCCTCGTGGGGACGCTTGGGTTCGCATATGAGCGCGGTGGCAGCATCCTGTCCGAGCGCGGACTGAAGGCCGCCATGTCAATGGTGGGGCGCCAGATTACGGACACGGCACAGGATTACGGCCTGTCGGTCGTGCCACTGTTCATCCTCATGGGCCTGTTCGTGAACAAGGGCGGGCTCGCGCGCGAATTATACGCGGTTTCAAACGCCTTCCTGGGCCACTTCCGAGGCGGTATCGCCATGGCGACGGTTGCGGCGTGCGGCGGCTTTTCGGCCATTTGCGGTTCCTCGCTGGCAACGGCTGCGACCATGTCCAAAGTCGCGATGCCGGAAATGCGTCGCTATGGGTACGCGGATGAGCTTTCAACGGCGTCGATTGCCGCCGGCGGCACGCTGGGTATCCTGATCCCACCGTCGGTCATTTTGGTGATCTACGGCCTGCTGACCGAAACATCGATCGGCAAACTTTTCGTTGCTGGCATCATCCCCGGTGTACTTGGTATCCTCTTCTATCTGTTCGCCGTGCGCTGGACTGTTTGGCGCAGGCCAGAATCCGGCCCCGCTGGTGAACGCCACGGCTGGGGCGAACGCCTGTCGGCCCTGCGCTCGGTCTGGGCCGTATTGCTGTTGTTCTTCCTGGTGATCGGCGGTTTGTACGGAGTGTTCGATTTCTATCCACTGAACCTGACCTTCAGCCCGACCGAGGCTGCCGGTATGGGTGCCATGGGCGCATTCCTGATTGCTCTGTCGCGCGGTGGGCTGACCTTTGGTTCGACCTTTGAAGTGCTGAAGGAAACCAGTTTCACCGCGGCGGCGCTGTTCTCGGTTCTGATCGGGGCGCAGATCTTCTCGAATTTCATCAACCTGGCTGGTCTGCCCGAAGCGCTGATCGCCCTGGTCACCGCATATGAGGTGGAACCCTTCGTCGTGATCCTGATGATCCTCGGGATCTACATCATTCTGGGATGCGTCTTTGAATCGCTGTCGATGCTGTTGCTGACGGTGCCGATCTTTTTCCCGTTGGTCACCTCATTGGGATATGATCCGATCTGGTTCGGCATCGTCGTCGTCGTCGTGACCGAGATCAGTTTGATCACGCCGCCCGTGGGTCTGAACGTGTTCATTCTGAAAGGCGTGGTCGGGGACGTATCGACCGGAACAATCTTCAAAGGAGTCACACCGTTCTGGGTGGCAGACATCTTCCGTCTGGCCTTGATCGTTCTGGTGCCGTGGCTGGTTCTGGTCCTTCCCGAACAAATGGGAGCGATGGGTCACTGA
- a CDS encoding TRAP transporter small permease, giving the protein MQSIVTFARRVSIIPTVLACVALFILMVMTFFDVILRSVFNAPIEAATELTRILMAILVFSVLPMISAGKGQIAVDLTDGIFSRLRLSRARDAIVYLVSGIMLIWPIQRVWVLAERARDYGDVTEYLSIPVFYVGWFIAAFTAITAVAMFITGLLYIFAPQTLSEHA; this is encoded by the coding sequence ATGCAATCTATCGTGACCTTCGCGCGTCGCGTCAGTATCATTCCGACGGTGCTGGCCTGTGTGGCGCTGTTTATCCTGATGGTGATGACCTTTTTTGACGTCATCCTGCGCTCAGTCTTCAATGCTCCGATCGAGGCGGCAACCGAACTGACGCGGATTCTGATGGCGATCCTTGTGTTCTCGGTCCTGCCGATGATCTCGGCAGGGAAGGGGCAAATCGCGGTTGACCTGACCGATGGAATTTTTTCCCGCCTGCGGCTGAGCAGGGCGCGCGATGCGATTGTCTATCTGGTGTCCGGCATCATGCTGATCTGGCCGATTCAGCGCGTCTGGGTTCTGGCTGAACGTGCACGGGATTACGGCGACGTCACCGAATACCTGTCGATCCCTGTCTTCTATGTGGGTTGGTTCATCGCCGCCTTCACTGCGATCACGGCCGTTGCGATGTTCATCACCGGTCTTTTGTACATTTTTGCCCCCCAAACCTTGTCGGAGCACGCCTGA
- a CDS encoding TRAP transporter substrate-binding protein produces the protein MKFTKLSTLLASAALAVSGTVALAADYTLTISSWAPPTHGINAKMWPKFVEMVEEATDGKVTAELKLGIAPPPAQMDLIMDGAADASIIFHGYQPGRFVTTKMIELPGYEGSAEAASVAYWRTYDKYLKAADEHRGVKVIALHTHGPAQLHSSSPVTKLDEVSGLKVRIPGGVGGDVGTALGATGIQVPAPKVYETLASKAADGVVMPFESRKGFKLTEVAQNVYEVPGGLYRGSFAFIMNEDTFADLPADVQAALEEKVFGEPLSREIGKIWDEIDAIGREATVQTEGNAINAASAEDLEKFNAIATDVRTKVIEEVNGTGVDAQAAYDMIVNEMAAQ, from the coding sequence ATGAAGTTCACCAAGTTGAGCACTCTTTTGGCCTCGGCCGCGCTGGCCGTTTCGGGCACAGTGGCGCTGGCGGCGGATTATACGCTGACGATTTCCAGCTGGGCACCGCCGACCCACGGCATCAACGCGAAGATGTGGCCGAAATTCGTGGAAATGGTCGAAGAGGCCACCGACGGCAAAGTCACTGCTGAACTGAAGCTGGGAATTGCCCCGCCGCCGGCGCAGATGGACCTGATCATGGATGGCGCAGCCGATGCGTCGATCATCTTTCATGGATACCAGCCCGGTCGTTTCGTCACCACCAAGATGATCGAGCTGCCCGGATATGAGGGCTCGGCCGAAGCGGCCTCGGTCGCGTATTGGCGTACATACGACAAGTATCTCAAGGCGGCGGACGAACATCGCGGTGTGAAGGTGATCGCCCTGCACACCCATGGCCCGGCGCAGCTTCACTCCAGCAGCCCCGTGACCAAGCTTGACGAGGTATCGGGCCTCAAGGTCCGTATCCCGGGTGGTGTCGGCGGAGATGTAGGCACGGCGCTGGGCGCAACTGGAATCCAGGTGCCTGCGCCGAAAGTATACGAGACACTCGCGTCGAAAGCTGCTGATGGTGTCGTCATGCCGTTTGAATCCCGCAAGGGTTTCAAGCTGACCGAAGTTGCGCAAAACGTGTATGAAGTTCCGGGTGGCCTGTATCGCGGATCATTTGCGTTCATCATGAACGAAGACACGTTTGCGGATCTTCCCGCCGATGTGCAGGCCGCTTTGGAAGAAAAGGTGTTCGGTGAACCGCTGAGCCGCGAAATCGGTAAAATCTGGGATGAGATCGACGCGATCGGCCGTGAGGCGACCGTACAGACCGAAGGCAACGCGATCAATGCAGCCTCTGCTGAAGATCTGGAAAAGTTCAATGCGATCGCTACCGATGTGCGCACCAAGGTCATCGAAGAGGTCAATGGCACCGGTGTCGATGCGCAGGCCGCTTATGACATGATCGTAAACGAAATGGCTGCTCAGTAA
- a CDS encoding FAD-dependent oxidoreductase produces the protein MSQSSLVSVEFKGDVAWVTIDNPPVNATSTGVRQGLSDAVDAVKGARVAVLCCAGKTFVAGGDMSEFDAPPVEPHLPDVVQKIEDSVVPFIACMHGNVLGGGFEIAMACAWRIAAPGTGFGLPEVNVGLIPGAGGTQRLPRLVGMQAAIDMACSGKILRAETLAELGGVDLVAEDPKAAVLDLVADLPERPIPVSQRAVAEFAPDLLEASRQALKKRARGQKSPLENLTALGWSVEPFATAQPKERARHLELRQSPESRALRYAFFAERTVSKPSLIKDVAARDITRIAVVGGGLMGAGIATAALNGGLSVTLIERDADAAAAAHTRVEGLLQGAVTRGKMSEAQLRDRLAAFRAVNSYADAADAELAIEAVFEDLSVKQQVFDELARHMSSDAILATNTSYLNPREIFAGIGNQARCIGLHFFSPAHVMKLLEVVRTPQTSPEVVATGFALGKKLRKVSVLSGICDGFIGNRMLAAYRRAADYLLADGALPYQVDHAMRAFGMPMGPYELQDLTGLQIAWANRKRNAANRDPNERYVTIADQLCEMERFGQRTGKGWYRYEEGSRAPVRDSEVEALIEAYSDQQGITRRAFSDEDISSRLLAVLANEGALIIEEGIAENAEAVDMVQIHGYGFPRWRGGPMNYCNEIGVSRCAANMLTVAKESPGSWRVADRSENY, from the coding sequence ATGTCGCAGTCGTCGCTGGTTAGCGTTGAATTTAAAGGCGACGTGGCGTGGGTCACAATTGACAACCCGCCGGTAAACGCGACGTCGACAGGTGTTCGGCAAGGGCTGTCTGACGCGGTTGATGCGGTCAAGGGCGCGCGCGTGGCGGTGTTGTGTTGTGCTGGAAAGACCTTTGTTGCGGGCGGCGACATGTCCGAATTCGATGCACCGCCGGTCGAGCCACATTTGCCTGACGTGGTTCAGAAAATCGAAGACAGCGTGGTTCCGTTCATAGCCTGCATGCATGGCAACGTGCTGGGTGGCGGGTTCGAGATCGCCATGGCCTGTGCGTGGCGGATCGCAGCGCCGGGAACGGGTTTTGGCCTGCCGGAAGTCAATGTGGGCTTGATCCCCGGGGCAGGGGGCACTCAACGATTGCCGCGTCTGGTCGGGATGCAGGCTGCAATTGACATGGCCTGTTCGGGCAAAATTCTCAGGGCAGAGACACTGGCCGAGCTTGGCGGTGTCGACCTTGTCGCCGAAGACCCCAAGGCTGCTGTTCTGGACTTGGTAGCGGATCTGCCCGAACGCCCAATACCTGTCAGCCAGCGTGCTGTGGCGGAATTTGCGCCGGATCTGTTGGAGGCGAGCCGCCAGGCTTTGAAGAAACGCGCCAGGGGGCAGAAATCGCCGCTGGAAAACCTGACGGCGCTTGGTTGGTCGGTTGAGCCATTTGCCACCGCACAACCGAAAGAGCGCGCGCGCCATCTGGAGTTGCGCCAAAGCCCGGAAAGCCGCGCTTTGCGTTACGCGTTTTTTGCTGAACGTACCGTGTCCAAACCTTCGTTGATCAAAGACGTGGCCGCCCGTGACATAACACGGATCGCCGTTGTCGGAGGGGGATTGATGGGGGCGGGGATCGCAACTGCGGCCCTGAACGGCGGGCTGTCCGTGACGTTGATCGAGCGAGACGCTGACGCCGCGGCCGCAGCACACACTCGGGTCGAGGGTCTGCTGCAAGGCGCAGTCACCAGGGGCAAGATGTCCGAGGCGCAGCTTCGGGATCGTCTTGCCGCGTTTCGTGCGGTGAACAGCTATGCTGACGCTGCGGATGCTGAACTGGCGATCGAGGCCGTTTTTGAAGACCTGTCCGTCAAGCAGCAGGTCTTTGACGAGCTGGCCAGGCATATGAGCAGCGACGCGATTTTGGCCACCAATACGTCCTATCTGAATCCGCGCGAGATTTTCGCGGGCATCGGCAATCAGGCCCGATGCATCGGCTTGCATTTCTTTAGTCCGGCACATGTCATGAAGCTGCTCGAGGTCGTGCGTACTCCGCAAACGTCTCCCGAGGTTGTCGCAACCGGCTTCGCGCTTGGCAAAAAGCTTCGCAAGGTTTCGGTGCTGTCGGGTATCTGCGATGGGTTCATTGGCAACCGCATGTTGGCAGCCTATCGGCGCGCGGCCGATTATCTGCTGGCAGATGGGGCGCTTCCCTATCAGGTGGACCATGCAATGCGGGCGTTCGGGATGCCCATGGGGCCTTATGAGCTTCAGGACCTGACCGGTCTTCAAATTGCCTGGGCGAACCGCAAACGCAATGCAGCAAACCGCGACCCGAACGAACGCTATGTCACCATCGCAGACCAGCTGTGCGAGATGGAGCGTTTCGGCCAGCGTACCGGCAAAGGGTGGTATCGCTACGAAGAAGGCAGTCGCGCCCCGGTTCGGGATTCCGAAGTTGAGGCATTGATCGAAGCCTATTCTGACCAGCAGGGCATCACCCGGCGGGCTTTTTCGGACGAGGATATCTCTTCAAGACTGCTGGCGGTTCTGGCCAACGAGGGCGCTTTGATCATTGAAGAAGGGATCGCGGAAAACGCAGAAGCCGTCGATATGGTTCAAATCCATGGATACGGCTTCCCGCGCTGGAGAGGAGGTCCGATGAACTATTGCAACGAAATCGGCGTCAGCCGGTGCGCCGCAAATATGCTAACCGTAGCGAAAGAAAGCCCCGGTTCGTGGCGTGTCGCGGACCGATCCGAAAACTATTAA
- the paaG gene encoding 2-(1,2-epoxy-1,2-dihydrophenyl)acetyl-CoA isomerase PaaG encodes MSDTILVQDNGNWVEITLNRPDKLNSFNEEMHLALQNALKAAHDDGARAILLTGAGRGFCAGQDLGDRDPSKMDGPPDLSKTVRTFYAPLVRLIRSMNIPVICAVNGVAAGAGANLALACDMVLAAERAKFIQSFSKVGLIPDTGGSWHLPRLLGEARAKGLALTAQPLPAKQAEDWGLIWKAVADDQLMTEARALAAQLANGPTLGLGLTKQCIQTAATTSLSDQLEIEADAMKTCGESADYAEGVSSFLEKRAPNFQGR; translated from the coding sequence ATGAGCGATACGATTCTTGTACAAGACAACGGGAACTGGGTCGAAATCACCCTGAACCGCCCGGACAAGCTGAATTCGTTCAACGAAGAAATGCACCTGGCGCTACAGAATGCGCTGAAAGCCGCGCACGACGACGGGGCCCGCGCGATATTGCTGACCGGTGCCGGGCGTGGCTTTTGTGCCGGTCAGGACCTCGGTGATCGCGACCCGTCGAAGATGGATGGCCCACCGGATTTAAGCAAGACGGTACGCACGTTCTATGCCCCTCTTGTCCGTTTGATCCGGTCGATGAATATCCCGGTGATCTGCGCCGTGAACGGAGTAGCCGCCGGTGCAGGTGCAAATCTGGCGCTGGCCTGTGATATGGTTCTGGCCGCGGAACGTGCGAAATTCATTCAGAGCTTTTCCAAGGTGGGCCTGATTCCCGACACGGGCGGCAGCTGGCACTTGCCGCGCCTGTTGGGCGAGGCGCGCGCCAAGGGGCTGGCCCTGACAGCCCAACCCCTTCCGGCCAAACAAGCCGAAGATTGGGGGCTGATCTGGAAGGCAGTGGCCGACGATCAATTGATGACCGAAGCGCGCGCGCTTGCCGCGCAATTGGCAAACGGCCCCACCCTCGGGCTCGGGCTGACCAAACAGTGCATTCAAACTGCTGCCACCACGTCCCTCTCGGATCAGCTCGAGATCGAAGCGGACGCAATGAAGACCTGCGGGGAAAGCGCGGATTACGCCGAAGGCGTATCCAGTTTTCTTGAAAAGCGGGCACCGAATTTCCAGGGACGCTGA
- the paaI gene encoding hydroxyphenylacetyl-CoA thioesterase PaaI: protein MTPKERATRSAEAMWANDQASKWFGMDLVDVDEGRAVLTLTVGDHHCNGHGICHGGVTHALADSAFAFACNSRNVATVGQHTMMSYLAPGKKGDLLTATATEVAVTGRSGIYDVRVTNQDNTLIAEFRGMSRAVGGQNFQE, encoded by the coding sequence ATGACACCCAAGGAACGTGCCACGAGATCCGCTGAAGCGATGTGGGCGAATGACCAAGCCAGCAAATGGTTCGGGATGGATCTGGTCGACGTCGACGAAGGCCGTGCAGTCCTGACCCTGACAGTCGGGGACCATCACTGCAACGGGCACGGCATTTGCCACGGGGGCGTCACTCATGCCCTGGCCGACAGCGCCTTTGCCTTCGCCTGCAACAGTCGCAACGTGGCAACCGTCGGCCAGCATACGATGATGAGCTATCTCGCGCCCGGGAAAAAGGGGGACCTCCTGACCGCAACCGCGACAGAGGTTGCCGTCACCGGCCGCAGTGGCATCTATGACGTCCGCGTCACCAATCAAGACAACACCCTGATCGCCGAGTTTCGCGGAATGTCCCGCGCGGTCGGCGGGCAGAATTTTCAGGAATAG
- the paaK gene encoding phenylacetate--CoA ligase PaaK produces the protein MEDLSPNKADLDPIEIASIDEIRATQLERLKWSVRHAYENVPMYKQRFDESGVHPDDLQQLSDLAKFPFTYKNDLRDNYPFGLFAVPRSQIIRLHASSGTTGKPTVVGYTKNDIDNWADLGARSLRASGLRKGDMVHNAYGYGLFTGGLGAHYGIERLGATVVPMSGGQTEKQVNLINDFQPDGIMVTPSYMLNILEQFHKAGLDPRESSLKVGVFGAEPWTDAMRAEVEEAFDMHAVDIYGLSEIMGPGVANECVETKDGPVIWEDHFLPEIIDPATGEVLPDGETGELVFTTLTKEGLPMIRYRTRDLTCLLPGTARSMRRMAKITGRSDDMMILRGVNVFPSQIEEQVMATGGLAPYYQIELYKSGRMDAMRVYVESSPDSTDELSKTAAARMLTKRIKDVVGVSTEIVVGDPGDVERSQGKAKRVVDNRDKE, from the coding sequence ATGGAAGATCTTTCCCCAAACAAAGCGGATCTGGACCCGATCGAGATCGCCTCGATCGACGAAATCCGTGCGACGCAGCTTGAACGGCTCAAATGGTCCGTTCGCCACGCCTATGAGAACGTGCCGATGTACAAGCAACGGTTCGACGAATCCGGTGTGCATCCTGACGATCTTCAGCAGCTCTCGGATCTGGCGAAGTTTCCGTTCACGTACAAAAATGATCTGCGTGACAACTATCCGTTCGGCCTGTTCGCCGTTCCACGCAGCCAGATCATTCGTCTGCACGCCTCGTCCGGTACGACTGGCAAGCCGACGGTGGTGGGCTATACGAAAAACGACATCGACAATTGGGCGGATCTGGGCGCAAGGTCCCTGCGTGCATCGGGATTGCGCAAGGGAGACATGGTGCACAATGCCTATGGTTACGGGTTGTTCACCGGCGGTCTTGGCGCACATTACGGGATCGAGCGGCTTGGCGCGACCGTCGTCCCCATGTCCGGCGGGCAGACCGAAAAGCAAGTCAACCTGATCAACGACTTCCAGCCCGACGGGATCATGGTGACGCCGTCCTATATGCTCAATATCCTTGAACAGTTCCACAAGGCCGGGCTCGACCCGCGTGAAAGCTCGCTGAAGGTTGGCGTGTTCGGTGCTGAGCCCTGGACTGACGCCATGCGCGCCGAAGTCGAAGAAGCGTTTGATATGCACGCGGTCGACATCTACGGCCTGTCCGAAATCATGGGGCCCGGGGTGGCCAATGAATGCGTTGAAACCAAGGACGGCCCGGTGATCTGGGAAGATCACTTCCTGCCTGAAATCATTGATCCCGCAACCGGAGAGGTCCTGCCCGATGGCGAAACCGGCGAGTTGGTGTTCACGACCCTGACCAAGGAAGGGTTGCCGATGATCCGCTATCGCACCCGCGACCTGACCTGCCTGCTGCCGGGAACTGCACGGTCCATGCGCCGGATGGCCAAGATCACCGGTCGCAGCGACGACATGATGATCCTGCGCGGCGTCAACGTCTTTCCCAGCCAGATCGAAGAACAGGTCATGGCGACGGGGGGCCTTGCCCCTTATTATCAGATCGAGCTGTACAAATCCGGCCGCATGGACGCCATGCGGGTTTATGTTGAATCCTCCCCGGATTCCACCGACGAACTGTCCAAGACGGCCGCAGCACGGATGCTGACCAAGCGGATCAAGGACGTCGTTGGCGTCTCAACGGAAATTGTTGTAGGTGACCCCGGCGACGTCGAACGCTCTCAGGGCAAGGCGAAGCGCGTCGTCGACAATCGCGATAAGGAATAA
- a CDS encoding TetR/AcrR family transcriptional regulator translates to MARTIAKDHDQKRKQILKTAAKVFADQGFDRASMTLLANECGISKANIYHYYDSKDAILYDILETYLRELRDRICNVDLNGLTSEQKLRKAVREILFAYQGADDEHRVQISGMSALTEEQQKLLRGYQLELVNFVRDILKELAPTAFNDDKDKLRGATMSVFGMLNWYYMWNSGAGPKAREDYADLVSTLTVHGIHKL, encoded by the coding sequence GTGGCCCGTACAATCGCCAAAGATCACGACCAGAAGCGGAAGCAGATCCTGAAGACGGCAGCCAAAGTGTTCGCCGACCAAGGGTTCGATCGCGCCTCGATGACCCTGTTGGCAAATGAGTGCGGGATTTCCAAGGCAAACATCTACCACTATTACGACAGCAAGGATGCCATCTTGTATGACATCCTTGAAACCTACCTGCGCGAGCTGCGCGACCGTATCTGCAATGTGGATCTGAACGGTCTCACGTCTGAACAGAAGCTGCGGAAAGCGGTACGCGAAATCCTGTTTGCCTACCAAGGCGCAGATGACGAACACCGGGTGCAGATCAGCGGCATGAGCGCATTGACCGAGGAACAGCAGAAACTTCTGCGCGGGTATCAGCTGGAATTGGTGAATTTTGTGCGCGACATCCTGAAAGAGCTGGCCCCGACAGCCTTCAACGATGACAAGGACAAGCTGCGCGGCGCCACGATGTCAGTTTTTGGGATGCTGAACTGGTATTACATGTGGAACAGCGGAGCAGGGCCCAAGGCCCGCGAAGACTATGCTGATCTGGTCAGCACTCTGACCGTCCATGGTATCCACAAGCTCTAG
- a CDS encoding aldolase/citrate lyase family protein: MPAPSNTFKAALRAGTPLIGCWVGLANAYTAEIAATAQFDWLLVDGEHAPNDLRSILEQVRVIEGSGSTPVARLPIGETWMIKQYLDAGVQNILVPMVESGDQARELVRAVQYPPRGVRGVGSALARASRFAAIPDYLKTADEQICLLVQVENRLGLEALDDILATEVDGVFVGPSDLAADMGHIGDAGHPDVIEAVLDAIQRIVAAGKPAGILSLDPVMQRKCLDLGATFVATDIDVTLFAKAIRAAAADGLSLLPDQVASGTAQTGAASKYLQQLCKHWSHKAQVTFDDTRGSVSFPDGNRVTLSASDTSLTVTAATRARGDLDRWQQVIEAHLVRFAFREAFRIDWSG; this comes from the coding sequence ATGCCCGCGCCAAGCAATACGTTCAAGGCCGCGCTGAGGGCGGGAACCCCTTTGATCGGGTGTTGGGTTGGGCTGGCCAATGCCTATACGGCCGAGATCGCCGCAACGGCGCAGTTTGACTGGCTGCTGGTTGACGGAGAGCATGCACCAAACGATCTGCGCTCGATCCTCGAGCAGGTGAGGGTGATTGAAGGGTCTGGCAGCACCCCCGTCGCACGCCTGCCGATTGGCGAAACCTGGATGATCAAGCAATATCTCGATGCCGGTGTGCAGAACATACTGGTGCCGATGGTGGAAAGCGGCGATCAGGCGCGCGAACTGGTGCGGGCCGTGCAGTATCCGCCTCGTGGCGTTCGGGGCGTAGGTTCCGCCTTGGCGCGGGCCTCGCGTTTTGCGGCTATCCCGGATTATCTGAAAACGGCGGACGAGCAGATCTGTCTTTTGGTGCAGGTCGAAAACAGGCTTGGGCTGGAGGCGCTGGACGACATACTGGCGACCGAAGTCGATGGGGTTTTCGTCGGCCCGTCGGATTTGGCCGCAGATATGGGCCATATCGGCGATGCCGGGCATCCGGACGTGATCGAGGCCGTGCTTGATGCGATCCAGCGCATCGTTGCGGCAGGCAAGCCGGCAGGGATACTGTCGCTGGACCCGGTCATGCAGCGAAAATGCCTGGATCTGGGGGCAACATTCGTGGCCACGGACATCGATGTGACCCTGTTCGCCAAGGCAATCCGGGCCGCTGCCGCTGATGGGCTCAGCCTGCTGCCCGATCAGGTGGCTTCGGGAACCGCGCAGACAGGCGCGGCGTCGAAATACCTGCAACAGCTTTGCAAACACTGGTCCCACAAGGCGCAGGTAACATTCGATGACACGCGGGGCAGCGTGAGCTTTCCGGACGGGAACCGCGTCACCCTTTCGGCAAGCGACACCAGCCTGACCGTAACCGCCGCCACCCGGGCGCGCGGTGATCTGGACCGATGGCAACAGGTCATCGAGGCTCATCTGGTGCGTTTTGCGTTTCGGGAAGCGTTCCGCATTGACTGGTCAGGATGA